A part of Candidatus Hydrogenedens sp. genomic DNA contains:
- a CDS encoding DUF2961 domain-containing protein: MKLSKNAHLLSLLFPIIVAFLFVGNNTFGDTSFESLLKPLAGQSMRNSSSAEDIEKNGDARPIEPNQTLILMDEDGPGMITHFWNTIATENPFYPRSIVLRIYYDGLEKPSVEAPIGDFFGLGLAGHKEFISQPVVNTSRGRARVCFWPMPFQKHIKVTVTNESDIRVGSFYYYLDWKKLNEWTPDTPYFHARYRQEYPAQSGNYTLLETQGKGHYVGTVYSALQMETGWFGEGDDFFYIDGAETPQLKGTGTEDYFNDAWGFREFYAPYYGVPMYEGVFAGDRVSIYRWHIPDPVHFEKSLKVVIEHKGSIMNEKAPITKMDLAGFKERKDWVSSVAFWYQTTPTTWDEPIPTADKRIPPYKTLKFDTLVYRADPAILTVPTEYFLLYIPLTPKSSIEFDFEITQKGTYRIDSYMIFSIFSGVFQPYMDGKPFGAPIDFSAPGYDIAPVYLDIHELSEGIHTLRFEGIEQTPKHTRTMVPKTYGLGIANLLLLRLEDMEGYRSVLKELDPNAFPQEQKTGQ; this comes from the coding sequence ATGAAACTTAGTAAAAATGCTCATCTTCTCTCATTATTATTCCCTATTATCGTAGCCTTTCTTTTTGTAGGGAATAATACGTTCGGGGACACTTCATTTGAAAGTCTCCTAAAACCCCTTGCTGGACAAAGCATGCGAAACAGCAGTTCCGCAGAAGACATCGAAAAAAATGGAGATGCTCGTCCTATCGAACCAAATCAGACCCTTATACTGATGGATGAGGATGGTCCTGGAATGATTACCCATTTCTGGAATACCATCGCTACAGAAAATCCATTCTATCCGCGTAGCATTGTATTGCGTATTTATTATGATGGATTAGAAAAACCCAGCGTCGAGGCACCCATTGGAGATTTCTTTGGATTAGGACTGGCAGGACATAAAGAATTCATATCCCAACCTGTCGTAAACACCTCACGAGGTCGTGCTCGAGTTTGTTTCTGGCCTATGCCCTTCCAAAAGCATATCAAAGTAACTGTTACAAATGAGTCCGATATCCGTGTAGGTTCATTTTATTATTACCTGGATTGGAAAAAACTTAATGAATGGACACCTGATACCCCTTATTTCCATGCCCGCTATCGCCAGGAATATCCAGCACAATCCGGAAATTACACCCTTCTCGAAACTCAAGGAAAAGGGCACTATGTAGGCACCGTTTATTCCGCCCTACAAATGGAAACAGGCTGGTTTGGAGAAGGAGACGACTTTTTCTATATTGACGGAGCAGAGACGCCCCAATTAAAAGGCACAGGAACAGAAGATTATTTCAACGATGCATGGGGGTTCCGCGAATTCTATGCCCCTTACTACGGTGTCCCTATGTATGAAGGGGTATTTGCAGGAGACCGTGTAAGCATATATCGCTGGCATATTCCTGACCCTGTTCATTTCGAAAAAAGTTTGAAAGTTGTTATTGAACATAAAGGTAGCATCATGAACGAAAAGGCTCCCATAACGAAAATGGACCTCGCAGGTTTCAAAGAACGAAAAGACTGGGTAAGTTCCGTAGCCTTCTGGTATCAAACAACCCCAACAACATGGGACGAACCCATCCCCACCGCAGATAAACGAATTCCCCCCTATAAAACACTTAAATTTGACACACTGGTATATCGTGCTGACCCTGCCATACTAACTGTGCCAACAGAATACTTCCTTTTATATATTCCACTTACTCCAAAATCAAGCATTGAATTTGATTTCGAAATTACACAAAAAGGCACCTACCGCATTGACTCTTACATGATTTTCTCCATCTTCAGTGGAGTATTCCAACCATACATGGACGGAAAACCTTTTGGGGCACCCATTGATTTTTCTGCCCCTGGTTATGATATTGCACCCGTTTATTTAGACATCCACGAACTTTCCGAAGGGATACATACCCTTCGCTTTGAAGGAATAGAACAAACTCCCAAACATACCCGAACAATGGTTCCCAAAACGTATGGACTGGGTATCGCAAACCTTCTACTACTCCGTCTTGAAGATATGGAAGGTTATCGTAGTGTCCTGAAAGAATTAGACCCAAATGCCTTTCCACAGGAACAAAAAACAGGACAATAA
- the murG gene encoding undecaprenyldiphospho-muramoylpentapeptide beta-N-acetylglucosaminyltransferase → MKVIITGGGTGGHIFPALSILEELQRRDHQLLVQWVGKKGNLEEKVCQQRGIPFRSVPIRGWPRKISISQGITASLLAISIIRSFQILLRFQPQIVIGVGGYVSFPILWCAQILNIPTVLHEQNSRLGMANRILAKKAKKVFLSFPLVENLPEEIYDPKKFIITGNPVRHAFITPPSREEICTQLGFNPQQKTILVMGGSQGAHTINLAVSDMLNKLEPNEFQIIWITGHNDYDKYKNHASQSKVPLKMYPFYEDMADLMSASDLLVARSGASTLAEITVLAKPSILIPFPYATDNHQEHNARSIENAGAGEVILDKDCSADSLLPRIRKILNDPTLLENMSNSAKKLARPLASETIAEEIIKLVFSPSNN, encoded by the coding sequence ATGAAAGTTATCATTACAGGTGGTGGAACAGGAGGGCATATTTTCCCTGCCCTCTCTATACTGGAAGAATTACAACGGCGAGACCATCAGTTACTTGTGCAATGGGTCGGTAAGAAAGGAAATCTTGAAGAAAAGGTATGCCAGCAAAGAGGAATCCCTTTCCGAAGTGTCCCTATTCGTGGTTGGCCCCGAAAAATAAGCATTTCGCAGGGAATAACCGCTTCCTTATTAGCCATTTCAATAATTCGTTCCTTTCAGATATTACTCCGTTTCCAGCCTCAGATTGTAATCGGCGTCGGAGGTTATGTCTCCTTCCCAATTTTATGGTGTGCCCAGATTTTAAACATCCCCACAGTTCTACACGAACAAAATTCCCGATTAGGAATGGCAAATCGTATCCTTGCAAAAAAAGCAAAAAAAGTATTCCTGAGTTTCCCCCTTGTTGAAAACCTTCCCGAAGAAATATATGACCCCAAAAAATTTATTATTACAGGGAATCCTGTGAGACACGCCTTTATAACCCCACCCTCAAGAGAAGAAATTTGCACCCAATTAGGTTTCAATCCCCAACAAAAAACTATCCTTGTAATGGGAGGAAGTCAAGGGGCACATACAATCAATCTTGCTGTTTCCGACATGTTAAACAAATTAGAGCCAAACGAATTTCAAATTATCTGGATAACAGGACACAACGATTATGATAAATATAAAAACCATGCATCTCAATCAAAAGTCCCATTGAAAATGTATCCATTTTATGAAGACATGGCAGACCTGATGTCTGCTTCAGACCTACTCGTGGCTCGTTCTGGTGCTTCTACATTAGCAGAAATTACAGTATTAGCTAAACCATCTATTCTTATCCCATTTCCTTACGCCACAGACAACCATCAAGAACATAATGCACGATCTATTGAAAATGCAGGTGCAGGAGAAGTAATCTTAGACAAAGATTGTTCCGCAGATTCATTACTCCCCCGTATCCGTAAAATCCTAAACGACCCCACTTTACTCGAAAACATGTCCAATTCTGCAAAAAAGTTAGCCCGACCCCTTGCCTCCGAAACCATTGCTGAAGAAATTATCAAACTCGTCTTCTCCCCATCAAACAACTAA